From the genome of Thermoflexus hugenholtzii, one region includes:
- a CDS encoding ABC transporter substrate-binding protein, producing MILVALLLAACAPAATPTPAPAPASPTPAPASPTPVPPTPTKALEQMSYEERIAFLAEKAKAEGGVINSYGMPEIWANYGGIYAEFKKRFGITQQDIDMGSSVVLARMTEENASKNDVADLKPAFAAELAKRGLTADYKVSCWDKLPEGQKGQDPNTKSVWYVGYKGTLGWIVNTNLVKKIPRSWKELENPEYKNMIAYLDPRATGTGVNTVEAAAYAVSGDPYNYKAGAEFLGRLHKMGLVATVDPKVTVDKFQRGEVGILINFDYNLLKWKEELGVPSEVVIPADGTIASGGGVIIAKNAPHPYTARLFMEFLLCGDGQKLYAQGFVTPIRPDVELPPEVAAKFPPKEAYAKVVMIDYAKDAAISEDLKKAWAEATGAP from the coding sequence ATGATCCTGGTTGCGCTGTTGCTGGCCGCCTGTGCGCCGGCGGCCACGCCGACCCCGGCTCCTGCCCCGGCCTCCCCTACGCCGGCTCCGGCCTCTCCCACGCCGGTGCCGCCTACACCGACCAAGGCCCTCGAGCAGATGAGCTATGAGGAGCGCATCGCCTTCCTGGCGGAGAAGGCGAAGGCGGAGGGCGGGGTGATCAACTCCTACGGGATGCCGGAGATCTGGGCCAACTACGGTGGCATCTACGCGGAGTTCAAGAAGCGCTTCGGGATCACCCAGCAAGACATCGATATGGGCAGCTCGGTGGTGCTGGCGCGCATGACCGAGGAGAACGCCAGCAAGAACGACGTCGCCGACCTCAAGCCGGCCTTCGCGGCCGAGCTGGCCAAGCGGGGCCTCACCGCCGATTACAAGGTCTCCTGCTGGGACAAGCTCCCCGAGGGCCAGAAGGGCCAGGATCCCAACACCAAGTCCGTCTGGTATGTCGGTTACAAGGGGACCCTGGGCTGGATCGTGAACACGAACCTGGTCAAGAAGATCCCGCGGAGCTGGAAGGAGCTGGAGAACCCTGAATACAAGAACATGATCGCCTATCTGGATCCGCGGGCGACCGGCACCGGGGTCAACACCGTAGAGGCGGCGGCCTATGCGGTGAGCGGCGATCCTTACAATTACAAGGCCGGCGCGGAGTTCCTGGGCCGTCTGCACAAGATGGGCCTGGTGGCTACGGTGGACCCCAAAGTGACGGTGGACAAGTTCCAGCGGGGCGAGGTGGGGATCCTGATCAACTTCGACTACAACCTGCTCAAGTGGAAGGAGGAGCTGGGCGTGCCCAGCGAGGTGGTGATCCCGGCGGACGGGACCATCGCCAGCGGGGGCGGGGTGATCATCGCCAAGAACGCGCCGCATCCTTACACGGCCCGTCTGTTTATGGAGTTCCTCCTCTGCGGCGATGGCCAGAAACTCTACGCGCAGGGCTTTGTTACGCCGATCCGGCCGGATGTGGAGCTTCCGCCGGAGGTGGCAGCGAAGTTCCCGCCTAAGGAGGCCTACGCCAAGGTGGTCATGATCGATTACGCCAAGGATGCGGCCATCTCGGAGGATCTGAAGAAGGCCTGGGCGGAGGCCACCGGAGCCCCATAA
- a CDS encoding sugar phosphate isomerase/epimerase, translating to MLTLGLKGPDLWSSFEEWSGILREAGFSWMELRAPEAPDPGWEEQLRAWRERDGWSYSVHARFFGVNLSSPNPRVRRAAVEVALEDLAFAVRIGARRLNLHAGDVNWYDVPPPDHPAHARMVEALNRLREQHRAAAARSIAEIAQAARPQGVEVVVENLYKPWELLCSPEEVATFLSRLEGSVGFTLDTGHAALAGWPPVAFLHALNGRVRHLHLHWNDGAFDTHEFPEPSIPGVAEVLRTVKERCPQATVLIEIAPGSEDELERFRSWPAQVRELLKAHAG from the coding sequence ATGTTGACCTTGGGCCTGAAAGGACCGGATCTCTGGAGCTCCTTCGAGGAGTGGTCTGGGATCCTGAGGGAGGCGGGGTTCTCATGGATGGAGCTCCGCGCTCCGGAGGCCCCGGATCCCGGTTGGGAGGAGCAGCTGCGCGCATGGCGGGAGCGGGATGGCTGGTCCTACTCGGTCCACGCGCGGTTCTTCGGGGTCAACCTATCCAGCCCGAACCCGCGGGTGCGGCGGGCGGCGGTGGAGGTGGCCCTGGAGGATCTGGCCTTCGCCGTGCGAATCGGGGCGCGACGGCTGAACCTGCACGCAGGAGATGTGAACTGGTATGATGTGCCTCCTCCGGATCATCCGGCGCATGCCCGCATGGTGGAGGCGTTGAATCGCTTGCGGGAGCAGCATCGGGCGGCGGCGGCCCGCTCCATTGCGGAGATCGCCCAGGCCGCCCGTCCTCAGGGCGTGGAGGTGGTGGTGGAGAACCTGTATAAGCCGTGGGAGTTGTTATGTAGCCCGGAGGAGGTTGCGACCTTCCTGAGCCGGCTGGAGGGGTCGGTGGGGTTCACGCTGGACACGGGACATGCGGCCCTGGCCGGCTGGCCTCCTGTGGCCTTCCTGCATGCCCTGAACGGACGGGTTCGGCACCTCCATCTGCATTGGAACGACGGTGCCTTCGACACCCATGAGTTCCCGGAGCCCTCCATCCCGGGTGTAGCGGAGGTGTTGCGAACGGTAAAGGAGCGTTGCCCCCAAGCCACTGTTCTGATCGAGATCGCGCCGGGATCAGAGGACGAGCTGGAGCGCTTCCGGAGCTGGCCCGCCCAGGTCCGGGAGCTGCTGAAAGCGCACGCCGGTTGA
- a CDS encoding ABC transporter ATP-binding protein — protein sequence MGMARVVVEGLTKRFGRVVAVQDFNLEVGEGELVSLLGPSGCGKTTVLRCIAGFERPDSGRILVDDRVLNDVPPERRGIGMVFQTYALFPHMTVAENIAFSLMIRGRPREEQERVVKEMVALVHLEGMEDRYPHQLSGGQRQRVALARALAMRPKVLLLDEPLSALDAKIREELRGEIRRIQKTLGITTLYVTHDQEEALALSDRVVVMNMGRIEQIGTPFEIYNAPRTPFVATFVGTMNLLPGRMESDGIFRWKERALRIRPNPGVRAGQAAYLALRPERLRVSLAPEGVPPDHNALPGRVEWVTFLGPVGRLSVRSDSETLLVDMPSDEALRFPVGSPVWVHFHPETAQVVPQERS from the coding sequence ATGGGCATGGCACGGGTGGTGGTGGAAGGCCTGACCAAGCGGTTCGGCCGGGTGGTGGCGGTCCAGGACTTCAATCTGGAGGTGGGGGAAGGGGAGCTGGTTTCCCTGCTTGGCCCTTCCGGGTGCGGCAAGACGACGGTCTTGCGCTGCATCGCCGGCTTTGAGCGTCCCGATTCCGGCCGCATCCTCGTGGATGACCGGGTGCTGAACGATGTGCCTCCCGAACGCCGGGGGATCGGGATGGTGTTCCAGACCTACGCCCTCTTTCCCCATATGACCGTGGCGGAGAACATCGCCTTCTCCCTGATGATCCGCGGCCGGCCTCGGGAGGAGCAGGAGCGGGTGGTGAAGGAGATGGTCGCCCTGGTCCATCTGGAGGGCATGGAGGATCGCTATCCGCACCAGCTCTCGGGAGGCCAACGCCAGCGGGTGGCCCTGGCCCGCGCCCTGGCCATGCGTCCCAAGGTCCTCCTGCTGGACGAGCCTCTCTCCGCCCTGGACGCCAAGATCCGGGAGGAGCTGCGGGGGGAAATCCGTCGGATCCAGAAGACCCTGGGGATCACCACCCTCTATGTGACCCACGATCAAGAGGAGGCCCTGGCCCTCTCGGATCGAGTGGTGGTGATGAACATGGGGCGCATCGAGCAGATCGGCACCCCCTTCGAGATCTACAATGCCCCGCGCACGCCCTTCGTGGCCACGTTCGTGGGGACGATGAACCTTCTTCCGGGGCGGATGGAGTCGGACGGCATCTTCCGGTGGAAGGAACGGGCTCTCCGCATCCGCCCGAACCCCGGCGTCCGGGCCGGGCAGGCGGCGTATCTCGCCCTCCGGCCCGAGCGCCTGAGGGTGAGCCTTGCGCCGGAAGGGGTCCCTCCCGACCACAATGCCCTGCCCGGGCGGGTGGAGTGGGTGACTTTCCTGGGGCCGGTCGGACGTCTCTCGGTGCGTAGCGATAGCGAGACGTTACTGGTCGATATGCCATCGGACGAGGCGTTGCGCTTTCCGGTGGGCTCTCCGGTGTGGGTTCACTTCCATCCGGAGACCGCGCAGGTGGTGCCACAGGAGCGATCGTGA
- a CDS encoding BtpA/SgcQ family protein: MSWLREVFGVSKPVIGMVHLPALPGSPLYDAARGMEGILERARQDLHALQTGGVDAVMFCNENDRPYALRADPATVAAMAAVVGRLRAEIRVPFGIDILWDPIAALAVAHATGARFVREVFTGVYASDMGLWSPSAGEALRYRRAIGAEGVRVLFNINAEFAAPMGSRPLAEVARSVAFSSLPDGICVSGPMTSLPVRVEDLQAVKEAVGPLPVFINTGARHDNIADLLPHADGVIVGSSLKVDGITWNPVDPERVRSFMAIVRRLRGE; encoded by the coding sequence ATGTCCTGGTTGCGGGAGGTCTTCGGAGTCTCCAAGCCGGTGATCGGGATGGTGCATCTGCCGGCCCTCCCCGGCTCTCCCCTTTACGACGCGGCCCGGGGGATGGAGGGCATCCTGGAGCGGGCGCGGCAGGATCTGCATGCCCTTCAGACCGGGGGGGTCGACGCGGTGATGTTCTGCAATGAGAACGATCGGCCTTACGCCCTGCGGGCGGACCCGGCGACGGTGGCGGCGATGGCCGCGGTGGTGGGACGGCTGCGGGCCGAGATCCGGGTCCCCTTCGGGATCGACATCCTCTGGGATCCCATCGCCGCCTTGGCGGTGGCCCATGCCACCGGCGCCCGGTTCGTCCGGGAGGTCTTCACGGGCGTTTATGCCAGCGATATGGGGCTCTGGAGTCCCTCGGCCGGGGAGGCCCTGCGGTACCGACGGGCCATCGGGGCAGAGGGGGTGCGGGTGCTCTTCAACATCAACGCGGAGTTCGCCGCCCCGATGGGGAGCCGGCCCCTGGCTGAGGTGGCTCGCTCCGTGGCCTTCTCCAGCCTGCCCGACGGGATCTGTGTCTCCGGCCCGATGACCAGCCTGCCGGTCCGGGTGGAGGACCTGCAGGCGGTGAAGGAGGCGGTGGGTCCCTTGCCGGTGTTCATCAACACGGGCGCTCGACATGACAACATCGCCGACCTGCTGCCGCATGCCGACGGCGTGATCGTGGGCTCCAGCTTAAAGGTTGACGGCATCACCTGGAACCCGGTGGATCCGGAGCGGGTGCGGTCGTTTATGGCCATCGTGCGCCGGCTCCGAGGGGAGTGA
- a CDS encoding DeoR/GlpR family DNA-binding transcription regulator: MWAARREQILQILSERSFATAEELARLTGASLPTIRRDLQALAEEGLIVRTRGGASLGTPGIGHEVPYLTRARVQLPEKRAIARAALEFIREGDVIALDVGSTTFELARLLRPRRNLTVFTASVPIAQLLANTEVAVFLLGGQLRKKELSIVGPLALRMAAQFYYDRFFMGVAGLHPEAGCTDFSLDDVEVKKVFLERAREIIVLADHTKLGHISFTAICPVQRVHRVITDAGADPQIVDRLRELGVEVRVVPVTEDRVAGRRSRAAHRA, encoded by the coding sequence ATGTGGGCGGCCCGTCGGGAGCAGATTCTCCAGATCCTGAGCGAGCGGTCCTTCGCGACGGCGGAGGAGTTGGCCCGGCTGACAGGCGCTTCGCTGCCGACCATCCGCCGGGATCTGCAGGCCTTGGCGGAGGAGGGGTTGATTGTCCGGACCCGTGGTGGGGCATCCCTGGGGACACCGGGCATCGGCCATGAGGTCCCCTATCTGACCCGGGCTCGGGTTCAGCTGCCGGAGAAGCGGGCCATCGCCCGAGCGGCCCTGGAGTTCATCCGGGAAGGGGATGTGATCGCCCTGGATGTGGGCTCCACCACCTTCGAGCTGGCCCGGCTCCTGCGCCCCCGACGAAACCTCACGGTATTCACTGCTTCGGTTCCCATCGCGCAGCTCTTAGCCAACACGGAGGTCGCCGTCTTCCTCCTGGGCGGCCAGCTGCGCAAGAAGGAGCTCTCTATCGTGGGACCTCTGGCGTTGCGGATGGCGGCCCAGTTCTATTATGACCGCTTCTTCATGGGCGTGGCCGGCCTGCATCCGGAGGCCGGGTGCACGGATTTCAGCCTGGACGACGTGGAGGTCAAGAAGGTCTTCCTGGAGCGGGCCCGCGAGATCATCGTCCTGGCCGATCATACCAAGCTGGGCCACATCTCCTTCACGGCCATCTGTCCGGTCCAGCGGGTGCACCGGGTGATCACCGATGCGGGGGCGGATCCACAGATCGTCGACCGGTTGCGAGAGCTGGGAGTGGAGGTGCGGGTGGTGCCGGTCACGGAGGATCGCGTGGCTGGCCGGCGGAGCCGCGCGGCCCATCGCGCCTGA
- a CDS encoding nucleotidyltransferase family protein — MEENPIWERYRESWREREARRRAEAEARRAAAQEAAERAIRAVAPRYPGIRRVYLFGSVLRPGAFRPDSDIDVGVEGDDGHGLFDFWRELETAAPGWAFDVRPLDPEDPFSQRVQERGRLIYERTPSGASIGSAGGVDPYPPDLQRPSGDP; from the coding sequence GTGGAGGAGAACCCGATCTGGGAACGCTACCGGGAAAGCTGGCGGGAACGGGAGGCGCGACGGCGGGCCGAGGCCGAGGCGCGCCGGGCCGCCGCCCAGGAGGCCGCCGAGCGGGCCATCCGGGCGGTTGCGCCGCGCTATCCCGGCATCCGGAGGGTTTACCTCTTTGGCTCGGTTCTGCGGCCTGGGGCGTTCCGCCCGGATTCGGACATCGATGTGGGCGTGGAGGGGGATGACGGACACGGGCTGTTCGATTTCTGGCGGGAGCTGGAGACCGCGGCCCCCGGCTGGGCCTTCGATGTGCGCCCGCTGGATCCAGAGGATCCCTTCTCCCAGCGCGTGCAGGAGCGAGGACGACTGATCTATGAGCGAACGCCTTCGGGTGCTTCGATCGGATCTGCAGGCGGAGTGGACCCATATCCGCCGGATTTACAGCGCCCTTCGGGAGACCCCTGA
- a CDS encoding glycoside hydrolase family 125 protein → MSAHPLITRPPVLEEPPPFLPTGNLWISLPLIDRRDGSLWRLGVLHEHLNGLLEAEGDPLIRPFLTVDGQAVDWGGRLEWSREGFWIPTWRFRAEDVEVEGRLWAPIAERGLVYQVRVTLRSGSPRQVILGFEGRWMKALLSRFASRPLPGTWSGGRDPWTGSGVAEFQAGLPLLALGWQVEAPLSLEITSEQPFAYRCFQTRDLHPGENLEAVLYVAVAPDGDGARTGALHLRRRGATALLRETRRWLESRALPLEDPELAARLNENLFFAYFFSQGDCLDTGAPVMVTSRSPLYYVSGAFWSRDAFLWSFPAIVLVDAERARQLLRRCLPRYLPHIADHALYLNGVPLYPGFELDQAAAPLLALWRYVRDTGDVNLLREPAIAEAIPLLLQEITAHRDPETGLYETFLLPTDDPTDYPLVIYDNVLVWAAFRAAADLLRRQGAEVEAARWEAEAEQLAEAIRQHGIVEGPEGPMWAWARDRQGRWELREEPPGSLRLLAYYGFCDPEDPIYRNTVRWLASPANPYFFPGPFGGPGSPHFPFPGVFDLANRLLTDPDPGILEVVRRAPLDGGLACESIDPQTGIVRTGAAMASLAGFLAWALWAHQRGHRRFFEGPLR, encoded by the coding sequence ATGAGCGCGCATCCGCTGATCACTCGCCCTCCCGTCCTGGAGGAGCCTCCGCCGTTCCTGCCCACCGGGAACCTCTGGATCTCCCTCCCGCTGATCGATCGGCGGGATGGGAGCCTGTGGCGCCTGGGCGTGCTCCACGAGCATCTCAACGGCCTGCTGGAGGCCGAGGGGGATCCGCTGATCCGTCCCTTCCTGACGGTGGACGGCCAGGCGGTGGACTGGGGGGGCCGTCTGGAGTGGTCCCGCGAGGGCTTCTGGATCCCCACCTGGCGTTTCCGGGCCGAGGACGTGGAGGTCGAGGGTCGCCTGTGGGCCCCTATCGCTGAGCGGGGGCTGGTGTATCAGGTCCGCGTGACCCTCCGCAGCGGCTCCCCCCGGCAGGTCATCCTCGGCTTCGAGGGGCGATGGATGAAGGCGCTCCTCTCCCGCTTCGCCTCCCGGCCCCTCCCCGGGACGTGGAGCGGCGGGCGGGATCCGTGGACCGGAAGCGGGGTGGCCGAGTTCCAGGCCGGCCTTCCGCTTCTGGCCCTGGGCTGGCAGGTGGAAGCCCCCCTTTCCCTGGAGATCACCTCGGAACAGCCCTTTGCCTATCGATGCTTTCAGACGCGGGATCTCCATCCCGGGGAAAACCTGGAAGCCGTCCTTTATGTGGCGGTGGCGCCGGATGGGGACGGCGCCCGGACGGGTGCGCTGCATCTGCGGCGTCGCGGCGCGACGGCGCTCCTGCGCGAGACGCGGCGCTGGCTGGAAAGCCGGGCCCTTCCCCTGGAGGACCCGGAGCTGGCCGCCCGCCTCAACGAAAACCTCTTCTTCGCTTACTTTTTCAGCCAGGGCGACTGTCTGGACACAGGGGCTCCGGTGATGGTGACCTCGCGGAGCCCCCTGTATTACGTGAGCGGGGCCTTCTGGAGCCGCGATGCGTTCCTCTGGTCTTTCCCTGCGATCGTGCTGGTGGACGCGGAGCGGGCGCGTCAGTTGCTGCGGCGCTGTCTCCCCCGTTATCTTCCGCATATTGCGGACCACGCCCTGTATCTGAACGGTGTCCCTCTGTATCCAGGGTTCGAGCTGGATCAGGCCGCCGCGCCCCTCTTGGCCCTCTGGCGATATGTCCGTGATACAGGGGATGTGAACCTCCTCCGCGAGCCGGCGATCGCGGAGGCCATCCCCCTCCTCCTGCAGGAGATCACGGCCCATCGGGATCCGGAGACTGGTCTGTATGAGACCTTCCTGCTCCCGACGGACGACCCCACGGACTATCCCCTGGTCATCTACGACAACGTCCTGGTCTGGGCGGCCTTCCGGGCGGCGGCGGATCTTCTCCGGCGCCAGGGCGCCGAAGTGGAGGCGGCGCGCTGGGAAGCGGAGGCGGAGCAGCTGGCCGAGGCGATCCGCCAACATGGGATCGTGGAGGGGCCGGAAGGGCCGATGTGGGCCTGGGCGCGGGATCGCCAGGGTCGGTGGGAGCTGCGGGAGGAGCCGCCCGGGAGCCTGCGCCTGCTCGCCTATTATGGGTTCTGCGATCCGGAGGATCCAATTTACCGGAACACGGTGCGCTGGTTGGCCTCGCCGGCGAACCCTTATTTCTTCCCCGGACCCTTCGGCGGGCCGGGCTCGCCCCATTTCCCCTTCCCGGGGGTCTTCGACCTGGCCAACCGCCTGCTCACCGATCCGGATCCGGGGATCCTGGAGGTGGTGCGGCGCGCGCCCCTGGACGGGGGCCTGGCATGCGAGTCCATCGATCCGCAGACGGGCATCGTGCGCACGGGGGCGGCGATGGCCAGCCTGGCCGGCTTCCTGGCCTGGGCCCTGTGGGCGCACCAGCGAGGCCATCGCCGGTTCTTCGAGGGTCCTCTCCGCTGA
- a CDS encoding ROK family transcriptional regulator — MHPGRPEVLERINRSAILQRIRERPGLSRAELGRVLGLSPATVTRLVGQLLEEGLVIERESEPGARRSSGRRPRALYLNHEAYHLIGVDLGGTYLVGAVANLNGEIRAEVRRPSRPNGRPEEALGQLIAAIEVLLKQARASGYVVRGIGIGAPGVTDPTAGRVIWAPAFQWRDLPLRDELEARFHIPTFVENDVNLAAFGERWFGVGQGVQNLVCVFIGTGIGAGLILNGELYRGHHYAAGEVGYVIPERALLHQKYETFGCLETLAAGPAIARRAIERAREFPESVLRPLIEAGRLEATDVFRAAEAGDPLAVQVAEETMDDLAIMLASVIAVVDPEMIVLGGGVARAGPYLLDGLRRRLEGVVPAMPELRLSALGDRAGVLGAVAYAIFELEGLMQIRRALQ, encoded by the coding sequence ATGCATCCGGGGCGGCCGGAGGTGTTGGAGCGGATCAACCGGTCCGCGATCCTGCAGCGGATTCGGGAACGGCCCGGGCTCTCGCGGGCGGAGCTGGGACGGGTGCTGGGCCTCAGCCCGGCGACCGTCACCCGTCTGGTCGGACAACTGCTGGAGGAGGGTCTGGTGATCGAACGTGAATCGGAGCCGGGGGCTCGCCGGTCCTCTGGACGGCGCCCTCGGGCCCTTTACCTGAACCATGAGGCCTATCATCTGATCGGCGTGGACCTGGGGGGCACATATCTGGTTGGGGCCGTCGCCAACCTGAACGGGGAGATCCGGGCCGAGGTGCGACGTCCCTCCCGACCCAATGGGAGGCCGGAGGAGGCCCTGGGGCAGCTCATCGCGGCCATCGAGGTGCTTCTGAAGCAGGCCCGCGCCAGCGGGTATGTTGTGCGAGGGATCGGGATCGGGGCCCCGGGAGTAACCGATCCGACTGCGGGTCGGGTGATCTGGGCGCCGGCTTTTCAGTGGCGGGATCTCCCGTTGCGGGATGAGCTCGAGGCCCGGTTCCATATCCCCACGTTCGTGGAGAACGATGTGAATCTCGCGGCCTTCGGGGAGAGGTGGTTCGGGGTAGGGCAGGGGGTGCAGAACTTGGTCTGCGTGTTCATCGGGACCGGGATCGGGGCGGGTTTGATCCTGAACGGGGAGCTGTATCGCGGCCATCACTATGCGGCGGGCGAGGTCGGCTATGTGATCCCTGAGCGTGCCCTCCTCCATCAGAAGTATGAAACGTTCGGCTGTCTGGAGACCCTCGCGGCAGGGCCGGCCATCGCCCGCCGGGCCATCGAGCGGGCCAGGGAGTTCCCGGAGAGCGTCCTCCGACCCTTGATCGAAGCGGGCCGCCTGGAGGCGACCGATGTGTTCCGGGCAGCAGAGGCCGGGGATCCTCTGGCCGTTCAGGTAGCGGAGGAGACGATGGACGATCTGGCGATCATGCTGGCGAGCGTGATCGCGGTAGTCGACCCGGAGATGATCGTGCTGGGGGGCGGCGTGGCCCGCGCCGGCCCTTACCTGCTGGACGGTCTCCGCCGCCGGCTGGAAGGGGTGGTCCCCGCTATGCCGGAGCTCCGCCTCTCCGCCCTGGGGGATCGGGCAGGCGTGCTGGGAGCGGTGGCTTATGCCATCTTCGAGCTGGAGGGATTGATGCAGATCCGGAGGGCGCTCCAGTGA
- a CDS encoding TadE/TadG family type IV pilus assembly protein, whose protein sequence is MRRGQGLVELALSLTVLLLLVMGLIDLGRAFVAWLAIHDAAAEGALYAAVNPYCRNPNDSLPPDADPDVQCTDPNNVQYRAYTRALSETRWIPFSLVDPSRIAVVVEPNQGSSATPVIYEGDPITVTVIYTMPLITPLMQGMLGPELIIRAQAVQIALEAKPRNP, encoded by the coding sequence ATGCGGCGAGGACAGGGGCTGGTGGAGCTGGCGCTGAGCCTGACGGTGTTGCTGCTGCTGGTCATGGGGTTGATCGATCTGGGGCGGGCCTTCGTGGCCTGGCTGGCGATCCACGACGCCGCCGCGGAGGGGGCCCTCTACGCGGCGGTGAACCCCTACTGCCGGAACCCCAACGATTCGCTCCCACCGGACGCGGACCCGGACGTCCAGTGCACGGATCCGAACAACGTGCAGTATCGGGCCTACACCCGGGCCCTGAGCGAGACCCGCTGGATCCCCTTCTCCCTGGTGGATCCCAGCCGGATTGCGGTGGTCGTGGAGCCGAACCAGGGGTCTTCGGCCACCCCGGTGATCTATGAGGGGGATCCCATCACCGTGACGGTGATCTACACGATGCCGCTGATCACCCCGCTGATGCAGGGCATGCTGGGCCCGGAGCTCATCATCCGCGCCCAGGCGGTCCAGATCGCCCTCGAAGCCAAGCCGAGGAACCCGTAG
- a CDS encoding Tad domain-containing protein: MGRGRSGQTLVLVALMLTALIGLAALAIDGNQAYAQRRRAQNAADAGALAGTRALWFAQHGVGGETAILQAIHSVVEAQGIPDAGGQPGDAQNANVQAFYYISEAEQIPIPAGAVPPNARGIAVVVRNPFRSFLAAVIGHAWLEVRAQATAIYSPGWSSGEYALTALCKNENTNGPCYQNALNLSGSDIYINGGIHSNAGLNLTSADPSKAPHVVLENGVCEYGGEAYGLNDAGLGCEGASPIILEPLYTINQFQPGGTYWQDAGRKFCLQPSSAQGVTLDPTAPYTPTQGSCGSNTLSTYRLANEALYFVNGDVTVKIPSGWTTPITITVAATGRINVDMKNCPDINGDNLPDCSPLYAYTARNLLFFSPVKDASTPVIQVSSPNIYWNGLIYAPVGLVRMSSAGNIVTDAGAILAWRIDLSGSKISIIAQQGLGPLGRPRMKLIR, from the coding sequence ATGGGGCGAGGACGCTCCGGTCAAACGCTGGTGCTGGTGGCGCTGATGCTGACGGCCCTGATCGGGCTGGCGGCCCTGGCCATCGATGGCAACCAGGCTTATGCCCAGCGACGGCGGGCTCAGAACGCCGCGGACGCAGGGGCGCTGGCCGGGACGCGGGCGTTGTGGTTTGCCCAGCATGGGGTTGGCGGTGAGACGGCGATCCTGCAGGCCATCCATTCCGTCGTCGAGGCCCAGGGGATCCCGGACGCCGGCGGACAGCCGGGGGATGCCCAGAACGCGAACGTCCAGGCTTTCTACTACATCTCGGAGGCGGAGCAGATCCCCATCCCGGCGGGCGCTGTCCCTCCAAACGCCCGGGGGATAGCGGTGGTGGTCCGGAACCCCTTCCGGTCCTTCTTGGCGGCAGTGATCGGCCACGCCTGGCTGGAGGTGCGAGCCCAGGCCACGGCGATCTATTCCCCGGGCTGGAGCTCGGGCGAATACGCCCTGACCGCCCTGTGCAAGAATGAAAACACGAACGGGCCCTGCTATCAGAACGCCCTGAACCTGAGCGGGAGCGACATCTACATCAACGGGGGGATTCACTCGAATGCCGGCCTGAACCTCACAAGCGCGGATCCCAGCAAAGCCCCTCACGTGGTGCTGGAGAACGGGGTGTGCGAATATGGAGGAGAGGCGTATGGCCTGAACGACGCCGGGCTGGGATGTGAAGGAGCCTCGCCGATCATCCTCGAGCCGTTGTATACCATCAACCAGTTCCAGCCGGGAGGGACTTACTGGCAGGATGCTGGGCGGAAATTCTGTCTGCAGCCCTCCTCCGCCCAGGGGGTGACCCTGGACCCGACGGCTCCCTATACGCCCACGCAGGGCTCCTGCGGTTCGAACACCCTCAGCACTTACCGGCTGGCGAACGAAGCGCTTTATTTTGTGAACGGGGATGTGACCGTGAAGATCCCCAGCGGCTGGACCACGCCCATCACCATCACCGTGGCCGCGACCGGGCGGATCAATGTGGACATGAAGAACTGCCCCGACATCAACGGGGACAATCTCCCGGATTGTTCCCCGCTGTATGCCTACACCGCGAGGAACCTCCTGTTCTTCAGCCCGGTGAAGGATGCCTCCACGCCGGTGATCCAGGTCAGTTCCCCCAACATTTACTGGAACGGCCTGATCTACGCGCCCGTCGGACTGGTCCGCATGTCCAGCGCGGGCAACATCGTGACCGACGCGGGGGCCATCCTGGCCTGGCGGATCGATCTCTCGGGCAGCAAGATCTCCATCATCGCTCAGCAGGGCCTGGGCCCGCTGGGGCGGCCGCGGATGAAGTTGATCCGATAG
- a CDS encoding TadE/TadG family type IV pilus assembly protein gives MRRRGQGLVEFALALPLLLFLAMAIADFGRILLVYAELGGGVREALRYAIVQAPTGSMTKAQWSSFCYGDLLDRLKATLVLTPKQALVPQRTYFVYFESFRYDTGQFQPAVECASVDKKFVLKREDRVVIDAQVTVSPVTPMIQALLPQVTIRYRAGRTLFPPDGVYFGPSQLPSP, from the coding sequence ATGCGGCGAAGGGGACAGGGGTTGGTGGAGTTTGCCCTGGCGTTGCCCTTGTTGCTGTTTCTGGCGATGGCGATCGCCGATTTCGGGCGGATCCTGCTGGTCTATGCGGAGCTGGGCGGGGGCGTGCGGGAGGCCCTGCGGTATGCCATCGTCCAGGCCCCCACCGGCAGCATGACCAAAGCCCAGTGGAGCAGCTTTTGCTATGGGGATCTGCTGGATCGCCTGAAGGCCACGCTGGTGCTGACCCCGAAACAGGCGCTGGTCCCGCAGCGCACTTACTTTGTGTATTTCGAATCCTTCCGCTACGACACCGGACAATTCCAGCCGGCCGTGGAGTGCGCCTCGGTCGATAAGAAGTTCGTGCTGAAGCGGGAGGATCGGGTGGTGATCGATGCTCAGGTGACTGTCTCGCCGGTGACGCCGATGATCCAGGCCCTGCTGCCTCAGGTGACGATCCGCTATCGGGCCGGGCGGACCCTGTTCCCGCCGGACGGGGTGTATTTCGGCCCGAGCCAGCTGCCGAGCCCATAA